From the Danio aesculapii chromosome 9, fDanAes4.1, whole genome shotgun sequence genome, one window contains:
- the si:ch211-67e16.4 gene encoding uncharacterized protein si:ch211-67e16.4 isoform X1, giving the protein MTSAPISMDVNLTISLMRGQMGAVIEKAVNVAVETVLGEMIRVVGLKFEEIKREMTAKEKENENIRRMLETSRCQMKTMRKYMSVIAAKDPNHRPYQTEGDMAASSPGLHGRRAPTSTVSVCAKPQYPCPRPRVTVPGPVAGPSWARQQQLHMSKETPRNDNHLADLHIEEIHGPSPAHKVVENSNPHLIDSQGLLSETSDPIWGQNPLASADARHTDMPDSSVLSAPMMVDESMPSQTTNTVAFGSPLLKIKQEDAEVEIVCVKDEPGESGSTSRLEYPNAELHHQVGEPEFGVPLDLPTPFQTLQSPGTSADLAIPAFMGMDPSTYEDSQLSVTGVQKQVRPRRKDLNLYEEYKRSRTLRGRNTNRGRTTNRRRELEQTLPQALLADLVRERREKTRLRVARWRAKRKLQACLMASQAAQFNGTPGQSSPAQRGGLIPCRRRGGGVAQRGGLGLRRGLAETGTYNLLLQLGPSSAQSVPPRGINEGVMQTASSVLAPHRTNVARSPYQ; this is encoded by the exons ATGACATCCGCTCCCATCAGCATGGATGTGAATTTGACCATCTCCCTGATGCGGGGCCAAATGGGCGCTGTTATCGAGAAAGCCGTGAACGTCGCGGTGGAGACCGTTTTGGGAGAAATGATCCGGGTAGTCGGCCTTAAGTTTGAGGAGATCAAACGGGAGATGACCGCTAAAGAGAAGGAGAACGAGAACATTAGGAGAATGTTGGAGACGTCCAGATGTCAGATGAAAACTATGCGCAAGTACATGAGCGTCATTGCGGCTAAAGACCCCAATCATAGACCGTACCAGACAGAAGGAGACATGGCAGCATCCAGCCCCGGGCTTCACGGCAGAAGAGCGCCGACCAGTACTGTGTCCGTGTGTGCTAAACCCCAATACCCATGTCCCAGACCCAGAGTCACTGTACCCGGGCCTGTAGCTGGACCATCATGGGCGAGACAGCAGCAGCTGCACATGTCCAAAGAAACACCAAGAAATGACAATCATCTGGCTGATCTACATATTGAGGAGATCCATGGACCATCACCAGCCCATAAAG tagtgGAGAACTCAAATCCTCATCTGATAGACAGCCAGGGGCTTCTGTCTGAGACCAGTGATCCAATATGGGGTCAAAACCCTCTGGCATCTGCTGACGCTAGACACACAGACATGCCGGACAGCAGTGTCCTCTCTGCACCCATGATGGTGGACGAAAGTATGCCGTCCCAAACGACAAACACAGTGGCTTTTGGATCACCATTGCTGAAGATCAAACAGGAGGACGCAGAGGTTGAAATAGTCTGTGTGAAGGATGAACCTGGAGAATCTGGTAGCACATCTAGGCTTGAATATCCCAACGCTGAACTTCATCATCAAGTAGGGGAACCGGAGTTTGGGGTCCCACTCGATTTGCCTACACCATTTCAAACTCTTCAGAGTCCAGGAACTTCCGCAGACCTCGCCATTCCAGCATTCATGGGCATGGATCCATCCACCT ATGAGGACTCTCAGCTGTCTGTGACAGGGGTCCAAAAGCAGGTGCGTCCGAGACGCAAGGACCTGAACCTGTATGAAGAGTACAAACGCAGCCGAACTCTGAGAGGCCGGAACACAAACAGAGGACGCACTACAAATCGGCGGCGTGAGCTGGAGCAGACTCTACCACAGGCTCTACTGGCCGACCTGGTCAGAGAACGAAGGGAAAAAACTCGTCTTCGAGTTGCCCGCTGGCGTGCCAAACGCAAATTACAAGCCTGTCTGATGGCCTCGCAGGCTGCTCAGTTTAATGGCACCCCTGGACAGAGTTCGCCAGCCCAGCGCGGAGGCCTGATCCCCTGTCGCAGGCGAGGCGGAGGGGTGGCACAGCGAGGTGGGCTTGGGTTAAGAAGAGGCCTGGCAGAGACTGGCACATATAACCTGCTGCTGCAGCTGGGGCCCAGTTCTGCACAATCGGTACCGCCACGTGGCATCAATGAAGGGGTCATGCAGACCGCTTCATCAGTGCTAGCACCACACAGAACTAATGTAGCTAGATCACCTTACCAATAA
- the si:ch211-67e16.4 gene encoding uncharacterized protein si:ch211-67e16.4 isoform X3 has product MTSAPISMDVNLTISLMRGQMGAVIEKAVNVAVETVLGEMIRVVGLKFEEIKREMTAKEKENENIRRMLETSRCQMKTMRKYMSVIAAKDPNHRPYQTEGDMAASSPGLHGRRAPTSTVSVCAKPQYPCPRPRVTVPGPVAGPSWARQQQLHMSKETPRNDNHLADLHIEEIHGPSPAHKVVENSNPHLIDSQGLLSETSDPIWGQNPLASADARHTDMPDSSVLSAPMMVDESMPSQTTNTVAFGSPLLKIKQEDAEVEIVCVKDEPGESGSTSRLEYPNAELHHQVGEPEFGVPLDLPTPFQTLQSPGTSADLAIPAFMGMDPSTCLSDASPRSIENNQCTAVEKALLESQGEMEWKINRLTTLVQYLVGNTVQPEEEENDCVLPVTSMEDLDQLEQRLVDRGVMQRLVNRLSVSGGQTMKKTIGRICNKVLALNVAKQLNWCGRGDKRGLRKTNIGAVIIAAAMRNSVLQSPTEAEAEKYIKDYLRLAPGRMSS; this is encoded by the exons ATGACATCCGCTCCCATCAGCATGGATGTGAATTTGACCATCTCCCTGATGCGGGGCCAAATGGGCGCTGTTATCGAGAAAGCCGTGAACGTCGCGGTGGAGACCGTTTTGGGAGAAATGATCCGGGTAGTCGGCCTTAAGTTTGAGGAGATCAAACGGGAGATGACCGCTAAAGAGAAGGAGAACGAGAACATTAGGAGAATGTTGGAGACGTCCAGATGTCAGATGAAAACTATGCGCAAGTACATGAGCGTCATTGCGGCTAAAGACCCCAATCATAGACCGTACCAGACAGAAGGAGACATGGCAGCATCCAGCCCCGGGCTTCACGGCAGAAGAGCGCCGACCAGTACTGTGTCCGTGTGTGCTAAACCCCAATACCCATGTCCCAGACCCAGAGTCACTGTACCCGGGCCTGTAGCTGGACCATCATGGGCGAGACAGCAGCAGCTGCACATGTCCAAAGAAACACCAAGAAATGACAATCATCTGGCTGATCTACATATTGAGGAGATCCATGGACCATCACCAGCCCATAAAG tagtgGAGAACTCAAATCCTCATCTGATAGACAGCCAGGGGCTTCTGTCTGAGACCAGTGATCCAATATGGGGTCAAAACCCTCTGGCATCTGCTGACGCTAGACACACAGACATGCCGGACAGCAGTGTCCTCTCTGCACCCATGATGGTGGACGAAAGTATGCCGTCCCAAACGACAAACACAGTGGCTTTTGGATCACCATTGCTGAAGATCAAACAGGAGGACGCAGAGGTTGAAATAGTCTGTGTGAAGGATGAACCTGGAGAATCTGGTAGCACATCTAGGCTTGAATATCCCAACGCTGAACTTCATCATCAAGTAGGGGAACCGGAGTTTGGGGTCCCACTCGATTTGCCTACACCATTTCAAACTCTTCAGAGTCCAGGAACTTCCGCAGACCTCGCCATTCCAGCATTCATGGGCATGGATCCATCCACCT GTCTGTCAGATGCCAGTCCGAGGAGCATAGAAAATAATCAGTGTACAG CAGTGGAGAAGGCTCTTCTCGAGTCTCAAGGAGAAATGGAGTGGAAAATCAACCGCCTGACCACATTAGTTCAGTATCTGGTTGGGAACACAGTGCAGCCGGAGGAAGAGGAAAACGACTGCGTTTTGCCCGTGACGTCAATGGAGGATCTGGACCAGCTGGAGCAAAGACTTGTGGACAGAGGGGTGATGCAAAGATTG gTGAACAGATTGTCTGTTAGCGGAGGTCAAACCATGAAAAAGACCATAGGGAGAATTTGCAACAAGGTCTTAGCATTAAACGTGGCCAAACAGCTCAACTGGTGTGGACGAGGGGACAAACGAGGCttgagaaaaacaaatattggagCGGTAATAATAG CCGCAGCGATGAGAAACAGTGTTCTCCAGAGTCCCACAGAAGCAGAGGCAGAGAAATATATCAAAGATTACCTGCGTTTGGCCCCAGGAAGGATGTCCTCTTAA
- the si:ch211-67e16.4 gene encoding uncharacterized protein si:ch211-67e16.4 isoform X4, translated as MTSAPISMDVNLTISLMRGQMGAVIEKAVNVAVETVLGEMIRVVGLKFEEIKREMTAKEKENENIRRMLETSRCQMKTMRKYMSVIAAKDPNHRPYQTEGDMAASSPGLHGRRAPTSTVSVCAKPQYPCPRPRVTVPGPVAGPSWARQQQLHMSKETPRNDNHLADLHIEEIHGPSPAHKVVENSNPHLIDSQGLLSETSDPIWGQNPLASADARHTDMPDSSVLSAPMMVDESMPSQTTNTVAFGSPLLKIKQEDAEVEIVCVKDEPGESGSTSRLEYPNAELHHQVGEPEFGVPLDLPTPFQTLQSPGTSADLAIPAFMGMDPSTYPLMANASAEKQRAYRRRRDADPARREKYLMNERERWRRDIETGKRKRIGDLGEKAQIMRRKQWREAKERQKRRFFKIIASPERSPEASLMALLNNQDVPSAWTNHQRPYPGQFRLKNEVVNNKVHQLGDPVK; from the exons ATGACATCCGCTCCCATCAGCATGGATGTGAATTTGACCATCTCCCTGATGCGGGGCCAAATGGGCGCTGTTATCGAGAAAGCCGTGAACGTCGCGGTGGAGACCGTTTTGGGAGAAATGATCCGGGTAGTCGGCCTTAAGTTTGAGGAGATCAAACGGGAGATGACCGCTAAAGAGAAGGAGAACGAGAACATTAGGAGAATGTTGGAGACGTCCAGATGTCAGATGAAAACTATGCGCAAGTACATGAGCGTCATTGCGGCTAAAGACCCCAATCATAGACCGTACCAGACAGAAGGAGACATGGCAGCATCCAGCCCCGGGCTTCACGGCAGAAGAGCGCCGACCAGTACTGTGTCCGTGTGTGCTAAACCCCAATACCCATGTCCCAGACCCAGAGTCACTGTACCCGGGCCTGTAGCTGGACCATCATGGGCGAGACAGCAGCAGCTGCACATGTCCAAAGAAACACCAAGAAATGACAATCATCTGGCTGATCTACATATTGAGGAGATCCATGGACCATCACCAGCCCATAAAG tagtgGAGAACTCAAATCCTCATCTGATAGACAGCCAGGGGCTTCTGTCTGAGACCAGTGATCCAATATGGGGTCAAAACCCTCTGGCATCTGCTGACGCTAGACACACAGACATGCCGGACAGCAGTGTCCTCTCTGCACCCATGATGGTGGACGAAAGTATGCCGTCCCAAACGACAAACACAGTGGCTTTTGGATCACCATTGCTGAAGATCAAACAGGAGGACGCAGAGGTTGAAATAGTCTGTGTGAAGGATGAACCTGGAGAATCTGGTAGCACATCTAGGCTTGAATATCCCAACGCTGAACTTCATCATCAAGTAGGGGAACCGGAGTTTGGGGTCCCACTCGATTTGCCTACACCATTTCAAACTCTTCAGAGTCCAGGAACTTCCGCAGACCTCGCCATTCCAGCATTCATGGGCATGGATCCATCCACCT ACCCACTAATGGCAAACGCGTCTGCTGAAAAACAGAGAGCGTACAGACGGAGACGGGACGCTGATCCTGCACGCAGGGAAAAGTACCTCATGAATGAGCGAGAGAGATGGAGAAGGGATATTGAGACAGGGAAAAGGAAGAGAATTGGTGACCTGGGCGAAAAGGCTCAAATAATGAGACGCAAACAGTGGAGAGAAGCCAAAGAGCGACAGAAGAGGAGGTTTTTCAAAATCATTGCCTCCCCCGAACGCAGTCCCGAAGCCAGTCTGATGGCGTTGCTGAACAATCAGGATGTCCCAAGTGCATGGACAAATCACCAGAGACCTTATCCAGGCCAGTTCAGGCTTAAAAATGAGGTGGTCAACAACAAAGTGCATCAACTCGGGGACCCAGTAAAATGA
- the si:ch211-67e16.4 gene encoding uncharacterized protein si:ch211-67e16.4 isoform X2 produces MTSAPISMDVNLTISLMRGQMGAVIEKAVNVAVETVLGEMIRVVGLKFEEIKREMTAKEKENENIRRMLETSRCQMKTMRKYMSVIAAKDPNHRPYQTEGDMAASSPGLHGRRAPTSTVSVCAKPQYPCPRPRVTVPGPVAGPSWARQQQLHMSKETPRNDNHLADLHIEEIHGPSPAHKVENSNPHLIDSQGLLSETSDPIWGQNPLASADARHTDMPDSSVLSAPMMVDESMPSQTTNTVAFGSPLLKIKQEDAEVEIVCVKDEPGESGSTSRLEYPNAELHHQVGEPEFGVPLDLPTPFQTLQSPGTSADLAIPAFMGMDPSTYEDSQLSVTGVQKQVRPRRKDLNLYEEYKRSRTLRGRNTNRGRTTNRRRELEQTLPQALLADLVRERREKTRLRVARWRAKRKLQACLMASQAAQFNGTPGQSSPAQRGGLIPCRRRGGGVAQRGGLGLRRGLAETGTYNLLLQLGPSSAQSVPPRGINEGVMQTASSVLAPHRTNVARSPYQ; encoded by the exons ATGACATCCGCTCCCATCAGCATGGATGTGAATTTGACCATCTCCCTGATGCGGGGCCAAATGGGCGCTGTTATCGAGAAAGCCGTGAACGTCGCGGTGGAGACCGTTTTGGGAGAAATGATCCGGGTAGTCGGCCTTAAGTTTGAGGAGATCAAACGGGAGATGACCGCTAAAGAGAAGGAGAACGAGAACATTAGGAGAATGTTGGAGACGTCCAGATGTCAGATGAAAACTATGCGCAAGTACATGAGCGTCATTGCGGCTAAAGACCCCAATCATAGACCGTACCAGACAGAAGGAGACATGGCAGCATCCAGCCCCGGGCTTCACGGCAGAAGAGCGCCGACCAGTACTGTGTCCGTGTGTGCTAAACCCCAATACCCATGTCCCAGACCCAGAGTCACTGTACCCGGGCCTGTAGCTGGACCATCATGGGCGAGACAGCAGCAGCTGCACATGTCCAAAGAAACACCAAGAAATGACAATCATCTGGCTGATCTACATATTGAGGAGATCCATGGACCATCACCAGCCCATAAAG tgGAGAACTCAAATCCTCATCTGATAGACAGCCAGGGGCTTCTGTCTGAGACCAGTGATCCAATATGGGGTCAAAACCCTCTGGCATCTGCTGACGCTAGACACACAGACATGCCGGACAGCAGTGTCCTCTCTGCACCCATGATGGTGGACGAAAGTATGCCGTCCCAAACGACAAACACAGTGGCTTTTGGATCACCATTGCTGAAGATCAAACAGGAGGACGCAGAGGTTGAAATAGTCTGTGTGAAGGATGAACCTGGAGAATCTGGTAGCACATCTAGGCTTGAATATCCCAACGCTGAACTTCATCATCAAGTAGGGGAACCGGAGTTTGGGGTCCCACTCGATTTGCCTACACCATTTCAAACTCTTCAGAGTCCAGGAACTTCCGCAGACCTCGCCATTCCAGCATTCATGGGCATGGATCCATCCACCT ATGAGGACTCTCAGCTGTCTGTGACAGGGGTCCAAAAGCAGGTGCGTCCGAGACGCAAGGACCTGAACCTGTATGAAGAGTACAAACGCAGCCGAACTCTGAGAGGCCGGAACACAAACAGAGGACGCACTACAAATCGGCGGCGTGAGCTGGAGCAGACTCTACCACAGGCTCTACTGGCCGACCTGGTCAGAGAACGAAGGGAAAAAACTCGTCTTCGAGTTGCCCGCTGGCGTGCCAAACGCAAATTACAAGCCTGTCTGATGGCCTCGCAGGCTGCTCAGTTTAATGGCACCCCTGGACAGAGTTCGCCAGCCCAGCGCGGAGGCCTGATCCCCTGTCGCAGGCGAGGCGGAGGGGTGGCACAGCGAGGTGGGCTTGGGTTAAGAAGAGGCCTGGCAGAGACTGGCACATATAACCTGCTGCTGCAGCTGGGGCCCAGTTCTGCACAATCGGTACCGCCACGTGGCATCAATGAAGGGGTCATGCAGACCGCTTCATCAGTGCTAGCACCACACAGAACTAATGTAGCTAGATCACCTTACCAATAA
- the si:ch211-67e16.3 gene encoding uncharacterized protein si:ch211-67e16.3 produces the protein MPDISTLIALSVSLMLHNAHCTWIVSEPLNHTLNDDGSVNVTCMILGVKHYTSDAKLKMNDKYVCEVAGKGEASGQNCLWHHKDNKFMFQLKNPKDIHKSTFSCEISRVKPIPVETKTGPQAKLFQGCNNAVAPLSCPCYNITVPPPVQRPQLEDIYPLLILGLTIVLVMLSFYSIIVTVAYIRLRDQKLESADNLTYVPMQRNVKRRDIDNTEYVDMREVQKRGGSHKDMNHNSHLNHF, from the exons ATGCCTGACATCTCCACTCTGATCGCTCTCAGCGTTTCTCTCATGCTTCACAATG CACACTGTACCTGGATCGTGAGTGAACCTCTCAACCACACACTCAATGACGATGGATCAGTCAATGTCACATGCATGATTTTGGGAGTGAAACATTACACATCGGATGccaagctgaaaatgaatgacaaaTATGTGTGTGAGGTTGCAGGCAAAGGTGAAGCTAGTGGACAAAACTGTTTATGGCATCATAAAGACAACAAATTCATGTTTCAATTGAAGAATCCCAAAGACATACACAAATCTACATTTTCCTGTGAGATATCAAGAGTTAAACCAATTCCTGTCGAAACGAAGACAGGGCCACAAGCTAAGCTTTTCCAAG GTTGCAATAATGCCGTGGCACCTCTCAGCTGTCCATGCTACAACATAACGGTCCCCCCACCTGTACAAAGGCCTCAACTTGAAGACATTTATCCCCTTCTGATCTTAGGTCTGACCATAGTGCTGGTGATGCTCTCTTTCTACAGCATCATTGTAACTGTGGCCTACATCAGATTAAGG GACCAGAAACTTGAGTCTGCTGACAATCTGACCTACGTGCCAATGCAG AGGAATGTAAAACGGCGTGATATTGACAACACAGAATACGTGGACATGCGTGAAGTGCAGAAACGAGGAGGATCCCACAAAGACATGAACCACAACTCTCATTTAAATCATTTCTAA